From the genome of Eucalyptus grandis isolate ANBG69807.140 chromosome 2, ASM1654582v1, whole genome shotgun sequence, one region includes:
- the LOC120290530 gene encoding uncharacterized protein LOC120290530: MAQKSVKGWVIANMLAGNPEKSYDLDEVNERIHLVSQDKWTVYFDGAVNLLGFGIRAVLISPIGQQCLVVAKLVFPHINNIFEYEACILGLQLAIDKKVKRLQVYGDSTLIMLQMGGHWQTRDVKFITYHEYLEDLIKKFDEISFDYLPRSQNQFVDALATLSSMLQVVDNLSIDSYKSIF, translated from the coding sequence ATGGCACAAAAGTCCGTCAAAGGTTGGGTCATAGCTAATATGTTAGCTGGAAATCCCGAGAAGTCATATGACTTGGATGAAGTCAATGAACGAATTCACTTGGTCTCACAGGATAAGTGGACCGTGTATTTTGATGGTGCTGTCAACCTTTTGGGTTTTGGCATTAGGGCAGTTCTGATATCCCCAATTGGTCAACAATGCCTAGTGGTTGCAAAGTTAGTATTTCCTCACATCAACAATATCTTTGAATATGAAGCCTGCATCCTTGGTCTACAGTTGGCTATCGACAAGAAAGTCAAAAGACTCCAAGTCTATGGTGATTCTACGCTCATCATGCTCCAAATGGGAGGTCATTGGCAAACACGAGATGTGAAGTTTATTACTTATCATGAGTATCTTGAAGACCTGATCAAGAAGTTTGATGAAATCTCCTTTGATTACTTGCCAAGATCGCAAAATCAATTTGTTGATGCTCTGGCGACCTTGTCATCAATGTTACAAGTGGTTGACAACTTAAGCATTGATTCATATAAATCAATATTTTGA